The Uruburuella testudinis genome window below encodes:
- the pgaA gene encoding poly-beta-1,6 N-acetyl-D-glucosamine export porin PgaA, producing the protein MRNIYISCRLPLWAALASLAAPALAFAEDIQAQREHWAAHARSSAAALSESVAALQKLYAQSGDDRVRADLTALLLRQGRSSDALAVCAACAPADYRADELENLAKAARDNRQFVRALTLYQALQVRAPQQKIGWLGASLTAVDAQEFAAAQTHIDAYRRHFGDDADIRAAEAYLKTRSQPLAERIGVLQQQLADNPGGRDTVLQLYRAAAGLQAYPLQAELLAQYPQYFTRADHLWLQHAESVSRLRAARESANRAQAVAAFERFGEIAAQSEPGSELYLRAMRDRVAAGAASGNDKQVLADYRTLSRYGAQPEYVQDAYAQALSATGNPRKAARVYQQLAQQHEAEGRAVGVELSEKRVQADADLGLYTQAQKHLSGFTPVAKQTLDFTRTSSINNPYYDRQYFWQARLEAWNGNIKGATRMMDNWLAEHPGDPWAMILRGELAQWNGRHDEAEQWFAEAEQWLPEESRGWVRTSRGAILMENGNWAGMKAMAAGLSRDNPDNAGFWQRYDAARAAQLSVSGGLFKATSPRDSGNEWSQSATLYSPRSSSGHRAYIAQQSGFVPNHGDELRYGRVGVGGELSFYPFSIGFEAGRGTQLNDKAYFSAGLGYRLNQHWSFAARAAANSANTPAKALSQEVYADEYSLSANYTHSADTRAGFGAGVMDFDDGNLRRSAYAWLSQSLWQRNRWKLGGSLWADYSRNDDVPSAYYYNPASSKSASGDLSLSYALPLDNNMRLTQRLGAGAGRYWQAGQSAENTWTVKYGHDWSLGKRVGLSYEAGRKKAIYDGDAEYQNFGNVGLNVRFQ; encoded by the coding sequence ATGAGAAACATATATATATCGTGCCGGCTGCCGTTATGGGCGGCGTTGGCATCATTGGCTGCGCCTGCCTTGGCGTTTGCCGAAGACATTCAGGCGCAACGGGAACATTGGGCGGCACATGCGCGCAGCAGTGCGGCGGCGTTGTCGGAATCGGTGGCGGCATTGCAAAAGCTTTACGCGCAAAGCGGTGACGACCGTGTGCGTGCCGACTTGACCGCACTCTTGCTGCGGCAGGGGCGCAGCAGCGATGCGCTGGCGGTATGTGCCGCGTGTGCGCCTGCCGATTACCGTGCCGACGAATTGGAAAATCTGGCCAAAGCCGCCCGCGACAACCGGCAGTTTGTACGCGCACTCACACTTTACCAGGCTTTGCAGGTGCGTGCGCCGCAACAGAAAATCGGCTGGTTGGGGGCCTCGCTGACGGCGGTGGATGCGCAAGAGTTTGCCGCCGCGCAAACGCATATCGATGCTTACCGGCGGCATTTCGGCGATGATGCCGACATCCGCGCCGCCGAAGCCTATCTGAAAACCCGCTCGCAACCCTTGGCCGAGCGTATCGGCGTGTTGCAGCAGCAGTTGGCCGACAACCCCGGCGGGCGTGATACGGTGTTGCAGCTTTACCGTGCGGCGGCGGGTTTGCAGGCTTATCCGCTGCAAGCTGAGCTGCTGGCGCAGTATCCGCAATACTTTACCCGCGCCGATCATCTGTGGCTGCAACATGCGGAATCGGTAAGCCGCTTGAGGGCAGCGCGAGAAAGCGCCAACCGCGCGCAAGCCGTGGCAGCGTTTGAGCGCTTCGGTGAAATTGCCGCACAGAGCGAGCCGGGCAGCGAGCTGTATCTGCGTGCCATGCGCGACCGTGTGGCCGCCGGCGCGGCATCGGGCAACGACAAGCAGGTGTTGGCCGATTACCGGACGTTAAGCCGCTACGGTGCACAGCCCGAATATGTGCAAGATGCTTATGCACAGGCGTTGTCGGCCACCGGTAATCCGCGCAAGGCCGCCCGTGTTTATCAGCAATTGGCGCAGCAGCACGAGGCCGAAGGCCGTGCCGTCGGCGTGGAATTGAGTGAAAAACGGGTGCAGGCCGATGCGGATTTGGGGCTTTACACGCAGGCGCAAAAGCATCTGTCGGGCTTTACACCTGTGGCCAAGCAAACCTTGGATTTTACCCGCACATCGTCAATCAACAATCCTTATTACGATCGGCAATATTTCTGGCAGGCCCGCTTGGAAGCCTGGAACGGCAACATCAAAGGCGCCACCCGCATGATGGACAATTGGCTGGCCGAGCATCCCGGCGACCCGTGGGCGATGATTTTGCGCGGCGAGCTGGCGCAATGGAATGGCCGCCATGATGAAGCCGAGCAATGGTTTGCCGAAGCCGAACAATGGCTGCCCGAAGAAAGCCGGGGCTGGGTGCGCACCAGCCGGGGCGCGATTTTGATGGAAAACGGCAATTGGGCGGGCATGAAAGCGATGGCGGCAGGCCTCAGCCGCGATAACCCCGATAATGCCGGGTTTTGGCAGCGCTATGATGCGGCGCGGGCCGCGCAATTGAGTGTTTCAGGCGGCCTCTTTAAAGCCACTTCGCCGCGTGACAGCGGCAATGAGTGGTCGCAAAGCGCCACGCTTTATTCGCCGCGCAGCAGCAGCGGCCACCGCGCTTATATTGCCCAGCAAAGCGGGTTTGTGCCCAATCACGGCGATGAGTTGCGGTATGGTCGTGTGGGGGTGGGCGGCGAGCTGAGTTTTTATCCGTTCAGTATCGGCTTTGAAGCCGGGCGGGGCACGCAGTTGAACGACAAAGCCTATTTCAGCGCCGGCTTGGGCTACCGCCTCAACCAGCATTGGTCGTTTGCCGCCCGTGCCGCCGCCAACAGCGCCAACACGCCGGCCAAAGCTTTGAGCCAGGAAGTGTATGCCGACGAATACAGCTTGTCGGCCAACTACACCCATTCGGCGGATACCCGCGCAGGATTCGGCGCCGGCGTGATGGATTTCGACGACGGCAATCTGCGCCGCAGCGCTTATGCCTGGCTGTCGCAAAGTTTGTGGCAGCGCAACCGTTGGAAGCTCGGCGGCTCGTTGTGGGCGGATTACAGCCGCAACGATGATGTGCCTTCCGCTTATTACTACAACCCTGCCAGCAGCAAAAGCGCCAGCGGCGATTTGAGCTTGTCGTATGCCTTGCCGCTGGACAACAACATGCGGCTGACCCAACGTTTGGGCGCCGGAGCCGGCCGCTATTGGCAGGCCGGGCAAAGTGCCGAAAACACCTGGACGGTGAAATACGGCCACGACTGGAGCCTGGGTAAGCGCGTAGGGCTTTCTTATGAAGCCGGACGCAAAAAAGCCATTTACGACGGCGATGCCGAATATCAAAACTTCGGCAACGTCGGCCTGAACGTGCGTTTCCAATAA
- the rplU gene encoding 50S ribosomal protein L21, with the protein MYAVVKTGGKQYKVTVGEKLKVEQIPAELDSQIELNEVLMIADGESVKVGAPFIEGAKVTAKVVAHGRGEKVRIFKMRRRKHYQKRQGHRQNFTQIEIVAIA; encoded by the coding sequence ATGTACGCGGTCGTAAAAACCGGCGGTAAACAATACAAAGTTACCGTTGGCGAAAAATTGAAAGTAGAACAGATACCAGCCGAACTCGACAGCCAAATCGAACTGAACGAAGTTTTGATGATTGCTGACGGCGAATCTGTAAAAGTAGGTGCCCCTTTTATCGAAGGCGCAAAAGTAACTGCTAAAGTGGTTGCTCATGGCCGTGGCGAGAAAGTACGCATTTTTAAAATGCGTCGCCGCAAGCACTATCAAAAACGCCAAGGCCACCGCCAAAATTTCACCCAAATCGAAATCGTGGCAATCGCTTAA
- the thrB gene encoding homoserine kinase — protein sequence MSVYTSVSDDEMCRFLEQYNLGEFIALQGIAQGITNSNYFLTTTTGKFVLTVFEVLKQEELPFFLLLKQHLSENGVACPAPIPKKDGRLDATLAGKPACLVTCLKGADTGWPTEAQCFHTGAMLAKMHLAGQSFPLKMENPRYTHWWHKAYQQLLPVLEGHDAVLLADEINYLDQHKGDHLPRGIIHADLFKDNVLLDGEQVAGFIDFYYACEGNFMYDLAIAVNDWARTADNQLNDTLEAALLNGYQSIRPLNDAEQAYYPTALRAGCIRFWVSRLLDFHFPQEGEMTFIKDPNVFRDLLLSLKNPPQKEAAEAV from the coding sequence ATGTCTGTCTACACCAGCGTTTCCGATGATGAAATGTGTCGTTTTCTCGAACAATATAACCTTGGCGAATTTATTGCGCTTCAGGGCATTGCTCAAGGCATTACCAATAGCAATTATTTTTTAACCACAACTACCGGGAAGTTTGTATTAACTGTATTTGAGGTTTTAAAGCAAGAAGAATTGCCTTTTTTTCTATTGCTCAAACAACACCTCAGTGAAAATGGTGTTGCCTGCCCTGCCCCCATCCCTAAAAAAGATGGTAGGCTGGATGCCACCCTTGCCGGTAAACCGGCCTGTTTGGTGACCTGCTTGAAAGGCGCCGACACCGGCTGGCCGACAGAGGCGCAATGTTTCCACACCGGAGCCATGTTGGCCAAAATGCATTTGGCCGGGCAATCGTTTCCTTTAAAGATGGAAAATCCCCGCTATACCCACTGGTGGCACAAGGCTTATCAGCAACTTTTGCCGGTGCTTGAAGGGCATGATGCGGTTTTGCTGGCGGATGAAATAAACTATTTGGACCAACACAAGGGCGATCATCTGCCCCGCGGCATTATTCATGCCGACTTATTTAAAGACAATGTATTGCTGGATGGCGAACAGGTGGCCGGCTTTATTGATTTTTACTACGCCTGCGAAGGCAACTTTATGTATGACTTGGCGATTGCCGTCAATGATTGGGCCAGAACAGCCGATAACCAGCTCAACGACACGTTAGAAGCGGCTTTGCTCAATGGCTATCAAAGCATACGTCCGCTAAATGATGCCGAGCAGGCTTATTACCCGACCGCGCTGCGTGCCGGATGTATTCGGTTCTGGGTATCCCGCCTGCTGGATTTTCACTTCCCGCAAGAAGGTGAAATGACTTTTATCAAAGACCCCAATGTTTTCCGCGATTTGCTGCTCAGCCTGAAAAACCCGCCGCAAAAAGAAGCAGCGGAGGCCGTCTGA
- a CDS encoding ComEA family DNA-binding protein, producing MKKLIWGALALISTGFSLAAVNINTAGEEELKALPGIGPSKAAAIVEYRSRNGNFKSVEELKNVKGIGDGIYNRLKDEASVSGAAAKKAKPALKKP from the coding sequence ATGAAAAAACTGATTTGGGGCGCACTGGCGCTGATAAGCACCGGCTTCTCGCTGGCGGCGGTCAACATCAACACCGCCGGGGAAGAAGAGCTCAAAGCCCTGCCGGGCATCGGCCCCTCGAAAGCGGCGGCGATTGTAGAGTACCGCAGCCGCAATGGCAACTTCAAAAGTGTGGAGGAGCTGAAGAACGTGAAGGGGATCGGAGACGGTATTTACAACCGTCTGAAGGATGAGGCTTCGGTATCGGGGGCGGCGGCGAAGAAGGCCAAGCCTGCGCTTAAGAAGCCGTGA
- the pgaC gene encoding poly-beta-1,6-N-acetyl-D-glucosamine synthase has translation MRWYEYLGIFVMLYPGVMAVYWTVSGILYFIFFENRAEDPDFDYSGRNSVPMVSVLIPCYNEEDNLDQSIPHLLKLNYPNYELVFINDGSRDNTLKIIRRWELADEKIVALTQENSGKAAAMNHGLLKAHGEYVVGIDGDAVLDYYALDYIVQALEANPMLGAVTGNPRVRNRSTVLGKLQVAEFSSIIGLIKRSQSIMGTLFTVSGVIVGLRKEIIAKMGGWSTNMITDDIDVSWKIQTGGYNIAYEPRALCWVLMPETLRGLYKQRLRWAQGGAEVILKYAAQVWRLRNFRLWPLYLEYLITLTWAYLMFAFMAIGLYQGIRYGTFDFHPFEVASVVTLVMFTIQFSVSIAIDNRYEKGLWRYFTSCIWYPYAFWLINSLTLVHGLPRAVFRNKNKKAVWVSPDRGVQ, from the coding sequence ATGCGTTGGTATGAATATTTAGGCATTTTTGTGATGCTTTATCCGGGCGTGATGGCGGTGTATTGGACGGTGTCGGGTATTTTATATTTTATCTTTTTCGAAAACCGTGCCGAAGATCCGGATTTTGACTACAGCGGCCGTAACAGTGTGCCGATGGTGAGTGTATTAATTCCCTGCTACAACGAAGAAGACAATCTCGACCAATCGATTCCACACCTGCTCAAGCTGAATTACCCCAATTACGAATTGGTGTTTATCAACGACGGCAGCCGCGACAATACGTTGAAAATCATCCGCCGCTGGGAGTTGGCCGATGAGAAAATCGTTGCGCTCACGCAGGAAAATTCCGGCAAAGCCGCAGCCATGAACCACGGCCTGCTCAAAGCACACGGGGAATATGTGGTCGGCATCGATGGTGATGCGGTTTTGGATTATTACGCACTTGATTACATTGTGCAGGCGTTGGAAGCCAACCCAATGCTCGGCGCCGTTACCGGCAATCCGCGGGTGCGCAACCGCAGCACTGTGTTGGGCAAGCTGCAAGTGGCTGAATTCAGCTCGATTATCGGCCTGATCAAGCGCTCGCAAAGCATTATGGGCACGTTGTTTACCGTGTCGGGCGTGATTGTGGGGTTGCGCAAAGAGATTATCGCCAAAATGGGCGGCTGGAGCACCAATATGATTACTGACGATATTGATGTGAGCTGGAAAATTCAAACCGGCGGTTACAACATCGCTTATGAACCGAGAGCGCTGTGTTGGGTGTTGATGCCCGAAACGCTGCGCGGCCTCTACAAACAGCGCCTGCGTTGGGCGCAGGGTGGGGCGGAAGTGATTTTGAAATATGCCGCTCAGGTGTGGCGGCTGCGCAATTTCCGCTTGTGGCCGCTGTATCTCGAATATCTGATAACGCTGACGTGGGCATATTTGATGTTTGCTTTTATGGCCATCGGCTTGTATCAGGGTATCCGTTACGGCACATTTGATTTCCACCCGTTTGAAGTGGCCAGCGTGGTGACGCTGGTGATGTTTACCATTCAGTTTTCAGTGAGCATTGCAATCGATAACCGCTATGAAAAAGGGCTATGGCGCTATTTTACCAGCTGTATCTGGTATCCCTACGCTTTTTGGCTGATTAACAGTCTCACCCTGGTGCACGGCCTGCCCAGAGCGGTTTTCCGCAACAAAAACAAAAAAGCGGTGTGGGTCAGCCCCGACCGCGGTGTGCAATAG
- a CDS encoding glutathione peroxidase codes for MTNLYQFTLPDAQGNEISLSDYRGKVLLIVNTATRCGLTPQYEQLQQLYAQYAPQGLEILDFPCNQFREQAPESSAEIAQSCQLKFGTKFTIFSKIDVNGAHEHPLYTYLKAQQPEDSGGQKFKEFLLKLASLGEKREGSDIKWNFTKFLVNRDGEVVKRFAPSVSPAEIADDIEALL; via the coding sequence ATGACCAACCTCTATCAATTTACCCTGCCCGATGCACAAGGCAATGAAATCAGCCTGAGCGATTACCGAGGCAAAGTGTTGCTGATTGTCAACACTGCCACCCGCTGCGGCCTTACCCCGCAATATGAGCAATTACAACAACTGTATGCCCAATATGCACCGCAAGGTTTGGAAATTCTCGATTTTCCCTGCAACCAATTTCGAGAACAAGCACCCGAAAGCAGCGCAGAAATTGCGCAAAGCTGCCAACTGAAATTCGGCACCAAATTCACCATCTTCAGCAAAATCGACGTCAACGGCGCCCACGAACACCCGCTCTATACCTATCTGAAAGCGCAACAGCCTGAAGACAGCGGCGGCCAAAAATTTAAAGAATTTCTGCTCAAGCTCGCCTCTTTGGGCGAAAAGCGCGAAGGCAGCGACATCAAATGGAATTTCACCAAATTTCTGGTCAACCGCGACGGCGAAGTGGTCAAACGCTTTGCCCCCAGCGTATCGCCTGCCGAAATTGCCGACGATATTGAAGCCTTGCTGTAA
- the serB gene encoding phosphoserine phosphatase SerB: MPQALILQHPDIASCDLSDFPAVAPYSPTVVRISVPDSFTLPEAAADILAAQQIDYAVLPDREFADLGLIVSDMDSTLITIECVDEIAAGVGLKAQVAEITERSMRGELDFEQSLRQRVALLKGLDESVLQTVYDQVLQLSPGAEFLLEACKKHQIKFMLVSGGFTFFTERLQRQLGLDYAYANMLETADGKLTGRLLGRIIDAQAKADLLIQHREMLGLRPEQVLAMGDGANDIPMLQTAGFGIAYHAKPKAQAHADACIRFGGLEAVRGWFR; this comes from the coding sequence ATGCCCCAAGCCCTTATACTCCAACATCCTGATATCGCTTCGTGTGATTTGTCCGATTTTCCCGCGGTCGCACCCTATTCACCCACCGTTGTCCGCATCAGCGTGCCCGACAGCTTCACCCTGCCCGAAGCTGCTGCCGACATTTTGGCTGCACAGCAAATAGATTACGCCGTATTGCCCGATAGAGAATTTGCCGATTTGGGGCTGATTGTCAGCGATATGGATTCCACTTTGATCACCATCGAATGTGTGGATGAGATTGCCGCCGGTGTCGGGCTGAAAGCACAGGTAGCCGAGATTACCGAGCGTTCGATGCGCGGCGAACTGGATTTCGAACAATCGCTGCGTCAACGCGTTGCGCTGCTCAAAGGCCTGGATGAAAGCGTGTTGCAAACAGTTTACGACCAAGTGTTGCAACTTTCCCCCGGCGCAGAATTCCTGCTTGAAGCCTGCAAAAAACACCAAATCAAATTTATGCTGGTATCCGGCGGCTTTACCTTTTTCACTGAACGCCTGCAACGGCAGCTGGGGCTGGATTACGCCTACGCCAACATGCTGGAAACTGCCGACGGCAAGCTGACCGGCAGGCTATTGGGGCGTATTATCGATGCACAGGCCAAAGCCGATTTACTAATACAGCACCGGGAAATGCTGGGCTTGCGCCCCGAACAAGTGCTGGCCATGGGCGATGGTGCCAATGATATTCCGATGTTGCAGACCGCCGGCTTCGGCATCGCCTATCACGCCAAACCCAAAGCACAGGCGCATGCCGATGCCTGCATCCGCTTCGGCGGGCTGGAAGCGGTGCGCGGCTGGTTCAGATAA
- the pgaB gene encoding poly-beta-1,6-N-acetyl-D-glucosamine N-deacetylase PgaB, with amino-acid sequence MKFFSLMITAVSALLAWTPVAAAGLGTAFAEPAHEIRYGALCYHDVVDETRPAAASRRDDQFEGDLQRQYFPQTITVQKLVAHFNWLQSNGYTPVSWAQIQAARAGQGRLPEKPVLLTFDDGYESFYRLVFPLLKAYRFPAVFAVVTGWLDTPEGGTIAYGRQQLPRRDFVSWAQVKEMHDSGLVEIASHTHNLHRSLQGNPGGSQFAAVLSGHYRNGRYETESEYRARLRDDFRRSAASIARHTGQRPRVMVWPYGQFSETAAQIAREEGYESDLTLNDKKLNTARDSRQGRELITQETRLDFLNSYLNGKMFARDIQRVVHVDLDYVYDPDPAQLNRNLDKLVQRMADYGISTVYLQAYADSDGNGVAEALYFPNRYLKVKADLFSRVAWQLMTRAGVEVYAWMPMMAFDFGGGHEYITHHQTGRPDPKHYLRLSPYHAGNREKVAALYRDLAFHSRFNGILFHDDGFLTDFEANGGQTTQTLAEAGAKTDDLIAYSKQLQQAALAYSYNGSDMLKSARNIYAGVVMDPQAEKWFAQSLSKFAAAYDYTAIMAMPYMEHEQPLNPVQAQAWLKKLTVAVKGSGVAPEKTVFELQARNWRTEEPVRSEELAGWMQLLKAEGIRNFGYYPDDFLNNRPDSKVLHPYFSMKR; translated from the coding sequence ATGAAATTTTTCTCACTGATGATTACTGCCGTATCCGCCCTGTTGGCATGGACGCCCGTGGCGGCGGCCGGGCTGGGCACGGCGTTTGCCGAACCGGCGCATGAAATCCGTTACGGCGCGCTGTGTTACCACGATGTGGTCGATGAAACCCGCCCCGCAGCCGCCAGCCGCCGGGACGACCAGTTTGAAGGCGATTTGCAGCGCCAATATTTTCCGCAAACCATCACCGTGCAAAAACTGGTGGCCCACTTCAACTGGCTGCAAAGCAACGGTTATACGCCGGTGAGTTGGGCACAGATTCAGGCGGCGCGCGCAGGGCAGGGCAGATTGCCTGAAAAGCCGGTGCTGCTGACGTTTGACGATGGTTATGAAAGTTTTTACCGGCTGGTGTTTCCGCTGCTGAAAGCCTACCGCTTTCCCGCAGTGTTTGCCGTGGTGACCGGCTGGCTCGATACCCCCGAGGGCGGCACCATCGCTTATGGCCGCCAGCAATTGCCGCGCCGCGATTTTGTGAGCTGGGCGCAAGTGAAAGAAATGCACGACAGCGGCTTGGTCGAAATTGCCTCGCACACCCACAATCTGCACCGCAGCCTGCAAGGCAACCCCGGCGGTTCGCAGTTTGCCGCGGTGTTGTCGGGGCATTACCGCAACGGCCGTTACGAAACCGAAAGCGAATACCGGGCGCGGTTGCGCGATGATTTCCGCCGCTCCGCCGCTTCGATTGCCCGCCACACAGGGCAGCGCCCGCGCGTTATGGTGTGGCCTTACGGGCAGTTTAGCGAAACTGCCGCGCAGATTGCCCGCGAAGAAGGTTATGAGAGCGATTTGACACTCAACGACAAAAAGCTGAACACCGCCCGCGATAGCCGCCAGGGCCGCGAGCTGATCACGCAGGAAACCCGCTTGGATTTTCTCAACAGCTACCTGAACGGCAAAATGTTTGCACGCGATATCCAGCGTGTGGTGCATGTGGATTTGGATTATGTGTATGACCCGGATCCGGCGCAGCTCAACCGCAACCTCGACAAACTGGTGCAGCGCATGGCCGATTACGGCATCAGCACGGTTTATCTGCAAGCCTATGCCGACAGCGACGGCAATGGTGTGGCCGAGGCATTGTATTTTCCCAACCGCTATTTGAAGGTTAAGGCCGATTTGTTCAGCCGCGTGGCTTGGCAGCTGATGACGCGCGCGGGGGTGGAGGTGTATGCCTGGATGCCGATGATGGCGTTTGATTTCGGCGGCGGCCATGAATACATCACCCACCATCAAACCGGCCGCCCCGACCCGAAACACTATCTGCGCCTGTCGCCGTATCATGCCGGCAACCGTGAAAAAGTGGCTGCGCTGTATCGGGATTTGGCTTTCCACAGCCGTTTTAACGGCATTTTGTTTCATGATGACGGCTTCTTGACCGATTTTGAGGCAAATGGCGGCCAAACCACGCAAACTTTGGCCGAGGCGGGCGCAAAAACCGATGATTTGATTGCGTATTCCAAACAATTGCAGCAGGCTGCGTTGGCTTACAGCTATAACGGCAGCGACATGCTGAAAAGCGCCCGCAATATTTATGCGGGTGTGGTGATGGATCCGCAGGCGGAAAAATGGTTTGCCCAAAGCCTGTCGAAATTTGCCGCTGCTTATGATTACACCGCCATTATGGCCATGCCGTATATGGAACATGAGCAACCGCTCAATCCGGTGCAGGCGCAGGCATGGTTGAAAAAACTGACGGTGGCGGTTAAGGGCAGCGGTGTGGCGCCGGAAAAAACCGTGTTTGAATTGCAGGCTCGCAATTGGCGCACCGAGGAGCCTGTCCGCAGCGAAGAGCTGGCCGGCTGGATGCAGCTGCTGAAAGCAGAAGGTATACGTAATTTCGGCTATTACCCGGATGATTTTCTAAACAACCGCCCGGACAGTAAAGTGCTGCATCCTTATTTTTCAATGAAGCGCTAG
- a CDS encoding polyprenyl synthetase family protein has protein sequence MLENLPYFQRHLPDDLAKVNVVINQAVQSEVALISQIGTYIISAGGKRLRPIITILAGKVLGYDQPQLYSLAAMVEFIHTSTLLHDDVVDESDLRRGRKTANNLFGNAAAVLVGDFLYTRAFQLMVGSGSMKILEVMADATNIIAEGEVMQLMNIGNVDISEQEYLQVIQYKTAKLFEAAAQVGAILAGATPEQEQALKDYGMYVGTAFQIIDDVLDYSGDTDEIGKNVGDDLAEGKPTLPLIYLMQQGSPEAAKDVRHALENADRSYFTKIHQHVTLSDALPYSINEARKAVEQALTCLSILPDNEITQAMHQLARESLARVS, from the coding sequence ATGCTTGAAAACCTGCCTTATTTCCAACGCCATTTACCTGACGATCTTGCTAAAGTAAACGTTGTCATCAATCAGGCTGTGCAATCTGAAGTGGCTCTGATTTCACAAATCGGCACCTATATCATTAGTGCCGGCGGTAAACGCTTACGTCCTATTATTACGATATTGGCAGGAAAAGTGCTCGGTTATGATCAGCCGCAGCTTTATTCTCTGGCTGCGATGGTAGAATTTATCCACACCTCCACTTTATTGCATGATGACGTTGTCGATGAAAGTGATTTGCGCCGCGGACGCAAAACGGCCAATAATCTTTTTGGCAATGCTGCTGCGGTCTTAGTGGGAGACTTTCTGTATACCCGCGCCTTTCAGCTGATGGTTGGCTCCGGCAGTATGAAAATTCTTGAAGTGATGGCCGATGCTACCAATATTATTGCTGAAGGCGAAGTCATGCAGCTGATGAATATCGGCAATGTAGACATCTCCGAGCAAGAATATTTGCAAGTTATCCAATATAAGACTGCCAAATTATTCGAAGCAGCCGCACAAGTCGGCGCTATTTTAGCCGGCGCCACGCCCGAGCAAGAGCAAGCCCTAAAAGATTATGGCATGTATGTCGGCACAGCTTTTCAAATTATCGATGATGTTCTGGATTACTCGGGAGATACTGATGAAATCGGCAAGAATGTTGGTGATGACCTCGCCGAAGGCAAACCGACTCTGCCATTAATTTATCTGATGCAACAAGGCAGCCCAGAAGCCGCTAAAGATGTTCGTCATGCCCTGGAAAATGCAGATCGCAGTTATTTCACTAAAATCCACCAGCATGTTACCTTATCTGATGCATTACCTTATTCGATTAATGAAGCACGTAAAGCCGTTGAACAAGCACTTACCTGTCTAAGCATTTTACCGGACAATGAAATCACTCAAGCCATGCACCAACTGGCGCGAGAATCATTGGCCAGAGTTTCCTGA
- the moaC gene encoding cyclic pyranopterin monophosphate synthase MoaC — protein MNLTHFNENNEAHMVDIGDKTPSIRTATASGFINMSTAAMAAVTAGTAKKGDVLGIARIAAIQGTKQTGFLIPLCHPVSLTHVRVDFEPDVELNRIKASVTASTEGKTGVEMEALTGVNIALLTIYDMLKAVDKGMTMSHIHLEEKSGGKSGDFVFTDHYENIRY, from the coding sequence ATGAACCTGACCCATTTCAACGAAAACAACGAAGCCCACATGGTAGACATCGGCGACAAAACCCCCAGCATCCGCACCGCCACCGCCAGCGGCTTCATCAACATGAGCACGGCGGCCATGGCCGCCGTTACCGCCGGCACCGCCAAAAAAGGCGACGTATTGGGCATTGCCCGCATCGCCGCCATTCAAGGCACCAAGCAAACCGGCTTTCTGATTCCGCTCTGCCACCCCGTCAGCCTCACCCACGTGCGCGTGGATTTTGAACCCGATGTCGAGCTCAACCGCATCAAAGCCAGCGTTACCGCCAGCACCGAAGGCAAAACCGGCGTGGAAATGGAAGCGCTCACCGGCGTCAACATCGCCCTGCTCACCATCTACGATATGCTCAAAGCAGTCGACAAAGGCATGACCATGTCGCACATCCACCTCGAAGAAAAAAGCGGCGGCAAAAGCGGCGACTTTGTCTTCACAGACCACTACGAAAACATCCGCTATTAA